TACTGGACCGATGAAATGCGGAAAGAAATACAGTCAAGAAACTCCACATTTTGCAGAAAGGAACATAAAGGCACGATTTTTCATTGCATAGAGCTGATCCTCTACCTTTTTCCAGTTGCACTTCTAAGacattaaattaaatctttaaaGTGTCAATATGACTTACATGTTGCAATGCTTCTAGCTTTCGCTGTAATGCCTCGTGCTCTGCTTGAATACGGAAAGGAACACCATGTTTCTGATAAACATTATTTTGGGCCAAGCCTTCATCAATGTCACTAGCAGTAGttgcaaaaggatgatttgccggAATCCATCTCACCGTATCAGGATCAACATCAGGAGGTACAGAATCCCCTTCTTTAAGAAATATAGTTGGCCTTTTCCATTGGTATGCTCGAGATCTCCTTTTCTGATGGATTGCTTGTTGCTCTTCTGTCAGAGTAACCGGGGCCAACTTATAAACTTTCCCACACATCTCTATGGTGGAATTACTCTTACCAACCTTCACCAATGGATTATTGAATGGATCATCATATTTGAGAGGCCTTGAGCTGTGAATAACATCATTAAATTTGAAAAGCTTGAAATGGCTCACAATGTCATCTTGTGATTTCATAACACAAGATAGCAACAAATGAAAACAAGTTACAAGGAACAAATGCAACTCGATATTAACACCTCCTAGACTCAAATACATGAACTCTGATTAAAATGAAAAGAGCAAATATAAAGAAAGTAGAAATAACATTAGGGATGAGAATCGTACATGCCTCTTCTATCAGATCTTAGTTGCCCACGTCTTACAAGATCAGCAACAGAGCCAGGACGGTTGTATCTTGACTTCCTCACCACATACACTCTCACAGCAATGAGCAAAAATGCAGTCGCAACACACAACCAGATCATAAAATTACTTCCAGCTCGTCTTCTCGTCTGCGACAAATAAAGAACTTCTCACAAACCAGAATAATCTCAGTGCTTTACAACAGTAATATGCAAGAAAGAAACCCATTACCAAAAAAACAACGGGAGGGGAAGTAGAAATCATTCCTTGCAATTGCGCAATTGGGTGTCTGGATTCCGAGTGAATCTTGACCACCTCATGTTGCGGCAGTTCCTCGTCTTCAGAACTTCCAGTACTACTAATGGCTCTCAATTGAAAACATGTATTGACTGTCGGTCGATTCCACTTCAGATGACTATGAGGGTGATCAAATTCTCTCCTAAGTTGGAGAAATTTTGGATAAACCCGGCGCTTTGAAACCCAAATCGATGGCTGCAGTACAAgcaaaacataaaattaaaaaaaaaaaagtgagagaaATCGATTGAATGCAAAAGCAAAGGGAAGAAATAGGATACCTGAATAGAGAAGGGATAAGATTGAAGAGTCCAGAGTGACGCCATTTTGAGGATGGAAATTCTCTGAGAAAACTATTAGATGGTTCAAATTTCGACGGCTAAATCAACATATACTAGCTTGAATGCGATAGTGGAAATAGGCTTTGGGGATGAATTAACCTAATTTTATCTTCTTCAATACAAGTATCGGCAAATGAAAAGGCCTCATCTTTCAGGCCATCATCAGTGTGCAGCTTCGCCTCCTCAGCTCCATCGCATTCACGCTTCACCAGTAAAGGGTTGTGTACTTCAGATTCAAAAGATCATAAGAAGCTCTTGAGTAGCTTGCAACAAAGTGGATCCGTGGCGCAATGGTAGCGCGTCTGACTCCAGATCAGAAGGTTGCGTGTTCGATTCACGTCGGGTTCAATcccctactttttttttttccttctttcgtTCCCAACAGgaataatattaaaatgaatataattatttatcacCAAATTTAGATCAATAacatacaaataaaaaattactcttGTTTTTCTTATAGAGAATTGGTAAGTAATTAAAAGTTACTCTTACCATAAACCTTAAAATCCATTCATCCAATGCTCAGCTCCTTATTGGTTTTTTTatgcatttaattttaaatttaaactctaacatttttaatttctgaaaaataattaaattatagtcTACCAATTGTAGTTATAATTAGTAAACCATTAAGAAAAGGTGTTTGACAAAAATGAAAACGTGTGCTTTGATGCCTATGATGGTTTCCActaattttaaatggaaattaTTAGAATTCTTAACTATCCTACTCCAttgaatttgaaaagaaaagccaCATAGCTTTAGTGATGGTTAAACAATAGCCAAGCAAATTGCAAATCTATATGCTATGCAAATTGGGTATGTCATCTTTTGGTTAAATAGTATAATGTATAAAATGAAATGGGTTATTCTTGTGCTTTAGTGGGCCTCCAAACACAAAGCAAAACTTATTAAATTGGACGGCTCcaaggaaaatggaatagaTGTCCTTCAATAAAGAAATACTATAGCCATTAAAGTGGATTGACACTATCTTTTGTTAGGTCAAGACAAAAAAGAAGACGGCAGTACTACTCTTATTTAAATTGGTTCTAACAGTTGctacaatttttaataatatatcttAGAGACAaatgttaattattatttttatattgattAGTGGGATTACCGACCTGTGTTTCTTGCATTTGTATATGCGAAGACGACTTTTTAGTTCACTTGTAAATTCAACACATTTGCTATTCTTTGCATTGCCTACTTCGGTCAATTTGATTAAATAGCTTAATACTTCAAAGGTAACTATCATTAAGTTTTACTCTAATTGacttaaacatttaaaattaaaaaaatatatattatttaatctctataataaataaattttatcctttaattttaaaaagtatattaaaatatttcttaaatttttaaaatttttattaattaacccttttatttaaaatttatccaTGAAATGCTACAcgaactaattaatttatatttttataaatttaaaaaattaaatagtaatacttaataattaaaattaataaaaaaatttattattagattttttaaatttaataatgttttttaaaattaaaaaattaaataataacttttCCTGTAACACAAAGATTATATAGTAAATTACCCTTAAAACT
The sequence above is a segment of the Manihot esculenta cultivar AM560-2 chromosome 5, M.esculenta_v8, whole genome shotgun sequence genome. Coding sequences within it:
- the LOC110615901 gene encoding protein MULTIPLE CHLOROPLAST DIVISION SITE 1: MASLWTLQSYPFSIQPSIWVSKRRVYPKFLQLRREFDHPHSHLKWNRPTVNTCFQLRAISSTGSSEDEELPQHEVVKIHSESRHPIAQLQGMISTSPPVVFLTRRRAGSNFMIWLCVATAFLLIAVRVYVVRKSRYNRPGSVADLVRRGQLRSDRRGISRPLKYDDPFNNPLVKVGKSNSTIEMCGKVYKLAPVTLTEEQQAIHQKRRSRAYQWKRPTIFLKEGDSVPPDVDPDTVRWIPANHPFATTASDIDEGLAQNNVYQKHGVPFRIQAEHEALQRKLEALQHEQKLNKLVIDTSNAKDFERPLKFNSKSNELIEQSPFSNQAGDPKPSVSDSAPNSFKSNSSSEEM